A segment of the Lolium perenne isolate Kyuss_39 chromosome 3, Kyuss_2.0, whole genome shotgun sequence genome:
gtcttgagtggaaattttggatctttcccactccgccgttccgagatccatggcggccatggaggattccggcgtgctgtgcctggtcaatcGGCGagttggcatcaacaatggcgcaggattcgcagtttggaggtgaggagctcaggaggttgtggattgcaaggggaaatttgcagatgagagaaggaagacggcgcgggcggaagtgtccaaggaggaagaagatgaatttatataggggtgcggcgaaacgacgaaccgttggataaggaaaatgtgtgacagatgatagccacgtggcatcaagggtaaaaaagtaattccacGTCGCGGAAGTTAGGGTGTgtatgccagaaaaagcggaggacgtatgtcccccacttgcacgacgtgtcaagatagtggattaattgggcccgcatggcggtgagaaaaggcttgtcgcaaatttttgacaggcaatcgtggctatcgtcagcaacaacgtcatcttgacagaaggaaaaattcgactcaacagcttcataaaaggcgacatggaaaaataatgattgagcctttgatcaaatacaagtttttgatcaaatgctcgggggctactttggaaaaaagaaagagatctagaaagacaaaatagaagtggcatgagcctatgaccaaatacaaatatttgttcatagcctcgggggctactcccatcgggagcgctgttcgcgcacccgagaaattgaaaaacttcgggagataaaaggagaatatagcggcatgaagcgtggagcctacaaccaagaacaagtccttggctgtagcctcgggggctactcccatcgggaacgctgttcgcgtgcccgatgaaattaaaaaagaaagaaagaaagagaaaaaagaaagatagaaaagcaaaagagtctatttcgagttataactaactctacatatactcccatcgggagagcaatataagtcatctttgactcgataaaatgtgccattccaacagccgaaaaagcactcgacaatatattctcagaacgctaaagttgcgatcaatttctgaatgccgcaaatttgcgaaggtaagaccccagatccgttctgctgggcgtggcatcgccgaagactgcgctctgctacttttatccgtatcaacagatgcgaagaaaaatcctaacggacgcgttaggtacccgataaattttactgggactcgacagaatggtaagaccttaagcggcgcctgtcgaagtttacaccagtatcccgaggtcatgtccagggacgtgatcttgaagtaggtttttgcggattgccacgagagcagttaactagtacctgatccgtcagatgaactagccccaactaccattatccctgtacaatatagaattttatgtgaagaaatataggaaagttgaagctgtcgaataaaaataaacagcggagattttccttgactctacgattcaagcaaaatctcgggggctactgacataggcatcccaaatgggcctgccgaagatagtacccggggtttactgaaggcccactacccgaagaataagaagattcgggagcccaagatgtatttaaggaaaaatagagttgtaataggaagtgttatttgtaatcttgcgggatgagttagaaaccttcccggactatgtaacttgtactacacgaatccctcggctccgcctcctatataagggggagtcgagggacgaagagatcatcgaatcattgtttacaaaccctagttttcataatcgtcgagtacttttcggctgaaacctttgagatctacttgccctctacttccaactaaaccctagcctacaatccataggcattgacaagttaataccctgTCACGCGCACTGGTACCGCATAGTCATCACGCCATCGCCAAGCAACCACGCCGACGCGCCCTACCCGCAATGCATGTGCCCTCACCTTCAGTGAAGACCAACGCCTCCGCGACCGAACGAGGGAGCATGGGGCCCCGTCGCCGCCGGGTCTTTGCCCGGCTACGTACGCCCTCTAGTGGCggtgaggatgaggaggagggatGCGGAGGGACGGGAGGGGCCTCCACCAGGAGCTCCCATGTCGCCCACGGGAGCAACACATGAGCTAGGGTTTTCTCTCCCTTTTTTTCTGTGGAAGATCTCAAAAAAAGTACAGTATGAAATATAAGAAGCCATAGTCTTCGATCTACCTACAAAGATACACACACAGACCATTAGCTACTCCAAATAAGCAGACATTAAAATACAAACACTTTACCCATGTACACAAATTAAAAAAACAGGATACTTCCATATATCATTTAACTATTGAAGTATATATGTGCATGCATTAACATAAGCATAGAAGCTATAAAAATACACGGCACGAGTGCATGCAATGACAGTGTACATAATATAAATGTCTACACCAAGATGATCTACAGTACGTAGTATGGAAGACATAAAATTAATTTCTGAGACGTAAGGAACTCGGTAGTATTTCATTGCATAATGGGTCATAGAGCCAATATGCTTTACCTCTTGAGTTGTTAACAGAAAAATATTGCATTGTGACAGCAGCAAACTAAGAATTATTCTCTTAAGTTCCTACTCTATAACAACTACATTGCGTCATGCTGAAGCACATGCTTTTGAAATAGGGTCCACTGAGAAGGTCAGCTCCTTGGACACCTGCTGAGTACGAACCATGAAAGAAATAACTCAACTCAATGTTACAATTGGATGATTAAGATTGTCTTTGGCTCTTTTAGCACATCATAATTGACACTGCGACCTAGAGCACAATGAGGAGGCTTCGATCCGAGCTCGGCGGAGAAGGATTGGATTGCGTTCATATTTTCAGATCTAGGGTCCTTTTTACATATTCTGAGAACTTGGTTGTAGTCTTTCTTTTTATTTAAGGTTCTCTTCGTAGTCTGTAATCGCACCGACTAAATATAATGCAGTGTCTCTCGGTCCTTCGTGACCGTTCTATGTTCAGATAAAAAGCCCCATGGACTTGCTACTTTATTTGAGTACTTAGTAGTAATAGTAATGAAATATTGAAGCATATATTAGCTGGACATCAGCGATCGATCGGCTCGGGCTTGATTGGCTGGAGTGAGAATTGTGTTGGCTGGAGCCAGCCTGGTACGTGGACGGTCTTCTAGCGGGACCATCGAGGGGAACGCTGGTCACGGCCCCCCATGGCGCGCCACTCCGGTCGCCGCACCAGCCAGTCCGCCATGTCCTGCGGCAGCGCATCCCGCACCGTTAGGTCGCTGTTGTCCTGGTTCATCGCCGCATCAAACCCGGCGTAGAACGGGACGTACACCGCGGCGGCGACTGTGGGGTCAGCGGTGAGGCACTCGTGCTGCCTCATCCGGGCGTGGAAGATCATGCCCAGCATGAACTGGTCGGTGTCGTAGGCTCCCCTCTCCGGGAGCgagccgccgtcgccgccccCCGTGATCGTCGGGCCGAACCCGTCGTTGGCCACGTGTTTGCACATGTCCGTGGAGGCGGAGAGCCTGCGGCAGTCGCGGGCGAGGTCGGCGTTGAACCGGGGCGGCAGATCGTACATGTACACGTACCGGCCGGCGCACTGGTCCGGGCGGCCAAAGCGGAACGAGAAGATGGCTGGCGGTTTGATTGCATCGCCGGATTGCAAGCTGGTGGAGCAGTGGAGAGAGAATATGAGGGCCCATAAAAACATGGAGAGCACCACGACGTAGAATGTCGGGGACGGCCGGACGCCTCTCTTCGTCGTGCTTCGCGAGAAGGGCTTCATCATCTCTACCGCTAGTGCTGCAGTCTGCAGAGGCGATCTGCAACAAGACGAATCGCGTTCTGCAGCTTTGTATACTAATCAAAGTCAAAGTGTCCAGCCAGGTATATTTGTCCAGGTATTACATTTTTCTCCTCAATCATAGGAGCACCTGCTAGTACTTGGCCTCCACCACCAGGCCATCATCGATGCCATATATGCACAACAATTTGATCGTTGGATAGTCTACCACACCATATCATAGGAGCCACTGCCCACCGGAAACAAGGCCATCCAGGGAGCCTTCGAGCTGTTTTGGTGTtcacttgttaaaaaatactagCAAAgaaaggcgcggcggcacgccgcgccctgaAGGTAGTCGGGAGTTGAAGAATAAATGATAATTTCATGTTAAATTTCGAGTCAGGAATTGAAGAATAAAGGATGTTTCTATGTTAAGCTTCGTTCTTTTAGGGATGTGGAGGTGTGGTAGAAACATGGATTAAGCAATGTGTTACATTCAGAAATCAATAGACTATTGTTCTGCATTTAGGACTGACCATTTTATGTTGCAAATACGCTCTACTTTACCATGAACCAAATGGACATTGATCACAGGAAATACAATAAGAAAAAGTTACATAGATTACAGCCTGCAAGTTCAATAGTATCACACATAAGAACAAAAATGGACCGTAAGGAAAATTTTATATAAGAACACAAACAGACCGTAGTATCGCACATAATTAGGCATAAGAACACAAACATGAATACTTGGAGTTTTTGGTGCCTGTAGAGTTTAGATAACTGACCTTGAAGTACAAGTGCCGCCAGTACTCTTTTACTAAGACGATGTGTATGCTTTTTTGTATATGGTCTGGTGAAGACTGTATAATCTTAGATGAGGGGTATTTTGCCTATGTACTGATGTGATGAGTTTTTATGCATTATTTAGCATCTTGATCACCAGTTCAGACAATACAAGAACTGATTGTCTAAGACTAATTTGCAGGACCAAGACGATGCTAGAGCAACTGAATTCAGATATGTGCAAAATGACAACTACAAATATTCAATGCTCAGGCTACATGCGAGAGTGTATGCGCTATCAGAGAACACTATCTAGGTAATAATGCAGTTATATTACATGTACTTTCCAGTATTCATGTCTGTGTTCATGTTTTCACACTTGAAAGGTCATGTTTTCAAAAAATTCAAGAGTTCATGTTCACCAAAATTTGAACAGAGTGTCAGGGCCTATATTAGGTAAAATGTTTTCCTGGTTCTGACATAAAGCAATGCTCCTAAAGAAGAATTTAAACCCTGATCTGAATTGCAGTATCATGCACATGAATGGTTTAGGATAAGGATCTTATGCAAGCTATAATAGCCAATTCAAGCATGAGAAATCAAGCAATGATGTCACAAAGTTGCGACTTATGAGAGAAGGCAAAATAGTATTGGAGAAAGTACTGGAATTAATATGGTTATTTCTTGCTATGAGGGTAACCAGTTGCTCCTGTGTCAAGGGGAGTCTCAGACTAAAATGGTGGTTCCGTGAGCTCTGTACGTTTTGAAATTTTCATAAGAGAAGTAGCAGGCAATAGTGCGACCATATCTATTACATTTATCTTAAAAAGATGAACCCATGGGAATCTGTGAGACCTAAGTAATTAGTTCAAAATCTTGCAGTACATAACCAAGAGGTACGCTATGACACTTCAAAGTTACACTCGCTGTAGCAAAATTTTGATCAATCTGTGAGAACTAAGTAATTAATTCAAAACCTTGCAGTACATAACCAAAATGTAGGCTCTGACACTTCAAATTTACACTTGGATGTTGTAGCAAAATTTTGATCTCTCAGGAATCCAGGGATGGACACGTGCATTACTCCTCATATACCCTAGTTAGCTGCTTGCAAAACCCTGAGACATGTAACTTCCCGATGGAGACCAGAGTAAAGAGCACCTAGGTTCATAATTTACCTGTAGAAAGAAACACATGCAAAAATGACAACTCAGAGATAAAATGTTATAATCCACGAACACAATAAAAATTGGGGAATGTTAGACATTCGCCAGCATAGACTCGCCGTTTCTCTCCTCTGATTTGAAATGATTTTTTTGCAGAATAATTAGATCTAAAGGGACAAATTCACACAAATGACACAATTTGCAAGAATAATGTGCCAAAGGCAGACCTTTGCACTCTGTTACAAACCATGCCAATGGAACACTGGTTCTTCAAGCTCACGCAGCCAAACACGATGCAGGACATGATTAGTCGCCATCTCAGTATATTTTCCACGGCGCCCCTTTACTGACAATGTGTTAACGCATATGTAAGATCAGAAGGTAATTACACACAATGTGAAGAACAAGAGACCAAGTTACTTGTCTATCAGTAAGTCTGAACCTAACAGTCCTACATGAATCTATCTCAATCAAAATCAtccaagcatatgcatcatgaaaTCAATCATCATGCTTGTTCTACACACAAAAATCCAGTACACTAAATCACCACATTATAAATATAGGCAAGATTAATCTCAGTCGGTACTTGTTACCGAATACAGACCCACTTTTGCTCGATGGGAAGTGTTTTaagtaatatatcaaaatatctACATACTTCAGTTTAGCTAATTCTCTTTAATCCTAAAACATCATCATGGTATAACCGTATTAGAGGCAAACACATAAAAAATTTCCCTGAactgaaagaaagagaaaaatatCAGGTTACTTACACAAATAAAAATGGCATACCTTACATAATGATTTTCTATCGAACTATGAAAAAATCTATgatgttattcatgatataatcaGATGGGTGAGAATTCACTCCTAGAGATGATCATTTTGAGCGAATATAGTAGTGTGTTCATCAGGACAACTTGCAAACTAAGGCAAGGAAAATACCTTGGTACCAGGGTGTTGTTACTTCGTTCTTGTTGTAAGGTAAAACTTGAAGAAAATTATGTTTATTGAGGCCTCATGGGTACTTCAAGGCAAACAAATTAGGAAGCAGATGCTCAGACTTTCGTACTGAAAGCACAACAATTGTTACCCAAATAATATAACATAGATACACGGTTGTAAAAAACTACGCAATGATTTCAAGgtagtgatgtctacgttccccctcctttcctgtagacagtgttgggcctccaagagcagaggtttgtagaacagcagcaagttttcccttaagtggatcacccaaggtttatcgaactcagggaggaagaggtcaaagatatccctctcatgcaaccctgcaaccacaaagcaagaagtctcttgtgtccccaacacacctaataggtgcactagttcggcgaagagatagtgaaatacaggtggtatgaatatatatgagcagtagcaacggtgccagaaaatagcttgcgggcgtgtagttgatggtggtggtattgcagcagtagtaacgcaaagaaaacaaagaaacaagcagcgatagcgatatttaggaacaaggcctagggattacactttcactagtggacactctcaacattgatcacataacagaatagataaatgcatactctacacttttgttggatgatgaacacattgcgtaggattacacgaaccctcaatgccggagttaacaagctccacaataatgctcatattttagtaacctttagtgtaagatagatcaaaagactaaaccaagtactagcatagcatgcacactgtcaccttcatgcatatgtaggaggaatagatcacatcaatattatcatagcaatagttaacttcgcaatctacaagagatcatgatcatagcataaaccaagtactaacacggtgcacacactgtcacctttacacacgtgcaggaggaatagaactactttaataactttgctagagtagcacatagatagtagtgatacaaaactcatatgaatctcaatcatgtaaagcagctcatgagatcattgtattgaagtacatggagagagattaaccacatagctaccggtacagccccgagcctcgatggagaactactccctcctcatgggagcagcagcggtgatgaagatggcggtggagatggcagcggtgtcgatggaggagccttccgggggcacttccccgctccggcagcgtgccggaacagagactcatgtcccccagatcttggcgtcgcgatggcggcggctctggaaggtttctgtggttttcgccaatcgtatcagggttttcgatccaggggctttttataggcgaagaggcggcgtcggagggctgaaggggtggccacaccataggggggcgcggccccccctaggccgcgccagcctatagtttggtgggcctgtggcccccctctgacttctctggtgtgttctggatgcttccggggattctaagatctttggcgttgatttcgtccgattccgagaatatttcgttactaggatttctgaaaccaaaaacagcagaaaacaggaactggcacttcggcatcttgttaataggttagttccagaaaatgcacgaatatgacataaagtgtgcataaaacatgtagataacatcaataatgtggcatggaacataagaaattatcgatacgtcggagacgtatcagcatccccaagcttagttctgctcgtcccgagcaggtaaaacgataaaagataatttctggagtgacatgccatcataatcttgatcatactatttgtaaagcatatgtagtgaatgcagcgatcaaaacaatgtatatgacatgagtaaacaagtgaatcataaagcaaagacttttcatgaatagtactttcgagacaagcatcaataagtcttgcataagagttactcataaagcaataaattcatagcagagacattgaagcaacacaatggaagattaagtttcagcggttgctttcaacttgtaacatgtatatctcatggatagttgtcaatgcaaagcaatataacaaatgcaataagcaagtatataagaatcaatgcacagttcacacaaatgtttgcttcttgaggtggagaaagataggtgaactgactcaacaataaaagtaaaagaatggtccttcaaagaggaaagcatcgattgctatatttgtgctagagctttgattttgaaaacatgaaacaattttgtcaacggtagtaataaagcatatgcatcatgtaaattatatcttataagttgcaagcctcatgcatagtgtactaatagtgcccgcaccttgtcctaattagcttggactaccggatcatcacaatgcattgtttttaccaagtgtcacaaaggggtacctctatgccgcctgtacaaaggtctaaggagaaagctcgcattggatttctcgctattgattattcttcaacttagacatccataccgggacaacatagacaacagataatggactcctcttttatgcataagcatataacaacaattaataattttctcatttgagatttgaggattgttgtccaaaactgaaacttccaccatggatcatggctttagttagcggcccaatgttcttctctaacaatatgcatgcttaaccatagggtggtagatctctcttacttcagacaagacggacatgcatagcaactcacatgaaattcaacaatgaatagttgatggcgtccccagtgaacatggttatcgcacaacaagcaacttaataagagataaagtgcataattacatattcaataccacaatagtttttaagctatttgtcccatgagctatatattgcaaaggtgaatgatggaattttaaaggtagcactcaagcaatttactttggaatggcggaaaataccatgtagtaggtaggtatggtggacacaaatggcatagtgttgtttggctcaaggatttggatgcatgagaagtattccctctcgatacaaggtttaggctagcaaggttgtttgaagcaaacacaagcacgaactagtacagcaaaactcacataaaagacatattacaagcattataaaactatacatcgtcttccttgttgttcaaacatcttactagaaaatatctagactctagagaaaccactcatgcaaacccaaattttaacaagctctatgtatttcctcactaatgggtgcaaggtatatgatgcaagagcttaaacaagagcacaacaattgccaaatatcaagttattcaagacatcataccaattactacatgtagcattttccgtttccaaccatataataattaacgaagcagtttcaaccttcgccatgaaaattaaaagctaagaacacatgtgtttatacgaaccagcggagcgtgtctctcccccacacaagcatttattcaaacaaaaacaaaaacaagaaacatacagacgctccaagtaaagtgcataagatgtgaccgaataaaaatatagtttcaagagaaggaacctgataatttgtcgatgaagaaggggatgccttgggcatccccaagcttagacgcttgagtcttcttgatatatgcaggggtgaaccaccgggtgcatccccaagcttagagctttcactctccttgatcatgttgcatcatactcctctcttgatccttgaaaacttcctccacaccaaactcgaaacaactcattagagggttagtgcacaatataaattgacatattcagaggtgacacaatcattcttaacacttctggacattgcataatgctactggacattagtggatcaaagaaattcatccaacatagcaaaagaggcaatgcgaaataaaaggcagaatctgtcaaaacagaacagttcgtattgacgaattttaaaatggcaccagacttgctcaaatgaaaatgctcaaattgaatgaaagttgcgtacatatctgaggatcatgcacgtaaattggcttaattttctgagctacctacagggaggtggacccagattcgtgacagcaaagaaatctggaactgtgcagtaatccaaatctagtacttacttttctatcaacggcttaacttggcacaacaaaacacaaaactaagataaggagaggttgctacagtagtaaacaacttccaagacacaaaatataaaacaaaatactgtagcaaaataacacatgggttatctcccaagaagttcttttctttatagccattaagatgggctcagcagttttaatgatgcactcgcaagaaatagtatttgaagcaaaagagagcatcaagaggcaaattcaaaacacatttaagtctaacatgcttcctatgcataggaatcttgtacataaacaagttcatgaagagcaaagcgacaagcataggaagataaaacaagtatagcttcaaaaatttcagcacatagagaggtgttttagtaacatgaaaatttctacaaccatattttcctctctcataataattttcagtagcatcatgagcaaactcaacaatataactatcacataaagcattcttatcatgagtctcatgcataaaattattactctccacataagcataatcaattttattagttgtagtgggagcaaattcaacaaagtagctatcattattattctcatcaagtgttggaggcatagtataatcacaacaaaatttactctccatagtaggtggcaacaaaagactactatcattataatcatcataaataggaggcaaagtatcatcaaagaaaattttctcctcaacgcttgggggactaaaaatatcatgctcatcaaaaccagcttccccaagcttagaattttccatatcattagcaacaatggtgttcaaagtattcatagtaatatcattgctactagcatgcaaataagattccataggttttttaattttcgcattaaaccattcatgtcttgactcaggaaatagaataaaaagctcacagatgttttccattatgccttactagtgtaaaacaagaaacaaaaagatgcaattgcaggatctaaaggaaatagcttcgagcacaaacacaatggcgccagaaaagtactttacctggaaccgaagtatgagtgcctttttacctttcctccccggcaacggcgccagaaaagtgcttgatgtctacgtttcccctcctttcctgtagacagtgttgggcctccaagagcagaggtttgtagaacagcagcaagttttcccttaagtggatcacccaaggtttatcgaactcagggaggaagaggtcaaagatatccctctcatgcaaccctgcaaccacaaagcaagaagtctcttgtgtccccaacacacctaataggtgcactagttcggcgaagagatagtgaaatacaggtggtatgaatatatatgagcagtagcaacggtgccagaaaatagcttgcgggcgtgtagttgatggtggtggtattgcagcagtagtaacgcaaagaaaacgataaacaagcagcgatagcagtatttaggaacaaggcctagggattacactttcactagtggacactctcaacattgatcacataacagaatagataaatgcatactctacacttttgttggatgatgaacacattgcgtaggattacacgaaccctcaatgccggagttaacaagctccacaataatgctcatattttagtaacctttagtgtaagatagatcaaaagactaaaccaagtactagcatagcatgcacactgtcaccttcatgcatatgtaggaggaatagatcaca
Coding sequences within it:
- the LOC139837837 gene encoding xyloglucan galactosyltransferase KATAMARI1 homolog, with product MMKPFSRSTTKRGVRPSPTFYVVVLSMFLWALIFSLHCSTSLQSGDAIKPPAIFSFRFGRPDQCAGRYVYMYDLPPRFNADLARDCRRLSASTDMCKHVANDGFGPTITGGGDGGSLPERGAYDTDQFMLGMIFHARMRQHECLTADPTVAAAVYVPFYAGFDAAMNQDNSDLTVRDALPQDMADWLVRRPEWRAMGGRDQRSPRWSR